One genomic region from Silene latifolia isolate original U9 population unplaced genomic scaffold, ASM4854445v1 scaffold_275, whole genome shotgun sequence encodes:
- the LOC141639101 gene encoding alpha carbonic anhydrase 7 encodes MQIKPVAMLWISFFLILSIATFITCQEVEDETEFNYIEGDKRGPENWGYIKKEWAVCKTGKLQSPIDLPHKRVTLVPKSEEIIKFYRTSHTLLKNRGHDIQIEWVNKNSKIKINGTNYILTQSHWHSPSEHTINGIRFDLELHMVHQSKDNKIAVIGLLYKIGRPDPFLSKLIKKIKSIGVGEEIEGGLINPAEIKMGGRKYYRYMGSLTTPPCTEGVLWTVNEQIGTVSKKQVKSLRDAVHDDAQTNARPLQPRNGRKVNLYYQPIKKYTYEL; translated from the exons ATGCAGATTAAACCAGTAGCAATGTTATGGATTTCATTTTTCCTCATTTTGTCAATTGCTACGTTCATCACATGCCAAGAAGTTG AGGATGAAACAGAATTCAATTATATTGAAGGAGACAAAAGAGGTCCGGAGAATTGGGGGTATATTAAGAAAGAATGGGCAGTTTGTAAGACCGGTAAACTACAGTCACCCATTGATCTACCCCATAAAAGAGTGACATTAGTTCCCAAGTCGGAGGAAATTATTAAGTTCTATAGAACTAGCCACACACTACTCAAGAATAGAGGTCATGATATTCAG ATTGAATGGGTGAATAAAAACAGCAAGATAAAAATTAATGGCACTAATTATATCTTAACGCAATCACATTGGCATTCCCCATCAGAGCATACAATCAATGGGATTAG GTTTGATTTGGAACTACACATGGTCCACCAGAGTAAGGACAACAAAATTGCTGTGATTGGGCTTTTATACAAGATTGGCAGGCCTGACCCTTTTCTATCTAAG TTGattaagaaaataaaatcaataggAGTGGGCGAAGAAATAGAGGGTGGACTGATCAACCCAGCTGAGATAAAGATGGGAGGAAGGAAGTACTATAGATACATGGGTTCACTCACTACCCCTCCTTGTACTGAAGGTGTCCTTTGGACTGTCAACGAACAG ATTGGAACCGTCTCAAAAAAACAGGTGAAATCGCTGAGGGACGCTGTTCATGAT GATGCACAGACAAATGCAAGACCTTTGCAACCACGAAATGGAAGGAAGGTTAACCTCTATTACCAACCGATTAAGAAATACACTTATGAATTATAG